The DNA region ACTTCCTCGCGTTCGGCATCGCCGCCACGGGGCTGCTGTTCCTGACGGCCGGCGTCGAGCGGTTCCCCGTCACCCACCACATGGCGCTGCCCGCCGGGATCGCCGCGCTCGCGGTCCCGGGCGCCGGCCCGACGGTCGCGATCCTCGTCGGCGGCGCCTTCGGCGTCCTCGCCGGCCTGGTCGGCGAACTCGCCCAGCGAGTCCTGTACGCCCACGCCGACACCCACCTCGACCCGCCCTCGGTGGCCATCGTCGTCACGACCCTGCTCGTCGCGCTGCTGGACCTGGCGGGCGTGTTCCAGCAGGCCGCGGTCCCGACGGTCGGGCTCGCCTGAGGACCCCGCTCGCGTCCGGCGGTCGGCGAACGGGAGATACGCGGTTTCACAGCGTTTTTATACCGACCTCGGCATGTTACGATAGATGCAGCAGTGGCTGGTCGGCGACGCTGTCGGGGGAGCACTGGCGGCCGGGGGCGGGACGGCGCGGGCGATCGCCGCACGGGGATGGCCGTCGTCCCCGACCGCCGGCGAGCCGTCGGTCGGCGCCTTGCAGTCGGCCTCGGGCGACATCGGCGGGATGATGGTCGCCGCCGTCGTCCTCGTCGCGCTCGGCCTCGGGGGCGTCGCCGCCTGGCACTCCGGCCTCCCCTCGCTTCGGTCGGTCGGCGGCTCCGCGGGCGGCGAGTCGTCGACCGACCCGGAGGGGCCGGCGACGACCGACCGGCCGCCCGAACCGGACCCGGCCGCCGAGGGGGCCGCCGAACCCGACGAACCCGAGGGCCGGACCGACCGGGAACTCATCGTCGACATCCTCGAATCCCACGAGGGGCGGATGAAACAGGCCCGGATCGTCGACGAGACGGGCTGGTCGAAGTCCAAGGTGAGCATGCTCCTCTCGGAGATGGAAGACGAGGAGGAGATCAGCAAGCTCCGGGTCGGCCGGGAGAACATCATCAGCCTCAGCGGCAACGAGCCGGAGGCCGCCGGCTCCCCGTTCGACGACGAGTGAGCGGCCGGTCCCGGCTTCCCGTTGCGGACCTTCCGGGTATCCCCGAAACGACGACCAGCCGACGGTACGGAGATCCGGCGCCGGAGAGTGTGCGACGGCGTACCGATACGGGCGCGAAGCGCAACCGTTAAACCCGTATCCGCGCAACGATTTGGTACACACAGAGGGCGTGTGCGCTCCGTTGGTGTAGTCCGGCCAATCATCTTGCCCTCTCACGGCAAGGACCAGGGTTCAAATCCCTGACGGAGCATCCCACTTTCCTTCAGTCGGTATCCCGTTCCCAGTTCCTCCGCCACGTAACCCCTCGTTCAACCGTCGTCGAGCAGTTCGAGCGTCTTCGGGTCGGGGTCGCCGTCGTAGTACCGCTCCAGTGCCGTCTCGAAGGGGCCCGGGTCGTCGGCGACCGTCGCGAACAGCGTCATCGAGGAGCGGAACTTCAGGTCGTCCGGCGACCCGAATATCTCGCTGGCCGTCCGGCCCTCGACGGCGTTGACCAGCTCCGTGCACTCGCGCAGGCGCGGCCCGAGTATCGGATGGTCCAGGTACGCCTCGGCCTCGGCCCGCGAACCGATGGCGTATCGCTGGGCCATCTCGCTGCTCCCGAGTCCCTCCATCTGGGGGAACACGAACCACATCCAGTGGGAGCGCTTGCGACCCGAGCGCAGTTCTTTCTTGACCGCGTCCATGACCGACTCCTGCGCTTCGACGAATCGCCGCAGATCGTGGGGGTCGTCGGGGTTCGTCACGTTTCTCCCCGCTTCTACGGCCTCCGACAAAACGGTTGGTCCCTGATCACGCCCCTGCGGCGGTCGTTTGCTCGGGGTGAAAACGGGGGCGTCACGAGTCGCTTCGTCGTCTCCGACCACCACCTCGGACACGCGAGAATCACCGAGTGTCTCCGAGTAGCCGAGCGACCTTCGAGTAGCGAACGACTGTCCGGGACCGAACCCTCGCGGGACCGGCGGTACATTGACACTCGGCAAGACGGTACGACGGGTATGCGGATCGGCCTCATCTCGGACGTACACGGGAACCGCCCGGCGCTCGAAGCGGTGCTCGCGGATATGCCGGATGTCGAGAAGATCGTCTGTGCGGGGGACGTGGTCGGCTACAACCCCTGGCCGGCCGAGTGCGTGGATCGGGTCCGCGAAGTCGCGGCGGTGACGGTCGAGGGGAACCACGACCGGACCGTCGGGACGCCCGGGCGGTACAGTCACAACGAGCAGGCTCAGCGCGGGCTCGAACACGCGAACGACGAACTCTCCGACGAGCAACTCGCGTGGCTCGACGGCCTGCCGCGGGAGACCGAGATCGGGGACAGTCGGTTCCTGCTGGTCCA from Halosimplex halophilum includes:
- a CDS encoding helix-turn-helix transcriptional regulator, with the protein product MQQWLVGDAVGGALAAGGGTARAIAARGWPSSPTAGEPSVGALQSASGDIGGMMVAAVVLVALGLGGVAAWHSGLPSLRSVGGSAGGESSTDPEGPATTDRPPEPDPAAEGAAEPDEPEGRTDRELIVDILESHEGRMKQARIVDETGWSKSKVSMLLSEMEDEEEISKLRVGRENIISLSGNEPEAAGSPFDDE
- a CDS encoding DUF1810 domain-containing protein, which codes for MTNPDDPHDLRRFVEAQESVMDAVKKELRSGRKRSHWMWFVFPQMEGLGSSEMAQRYAIGSRAEAEAYLDHPILGPRLRECTELVNAVEGRTASEIFGSPDDLKFRSSMTLFATVADDPGPFETALERYYDGDPDPKTLELLDDG
- a CDS encoding metallophosphoesterase family protein, whose amino-acid sequence is MRIGLISDVHGNRPALEAVLADMPDVEKIVCAGDVVGYNPWPAECVDRVREVAAVTVEGNHDRTVGTPGRYSHNEQAQRGLEHANDELSDEQLAWLDGLPRETEIGDSRFLLVHDHPEEQDRYVWPADFPRLRPYLDDYEGVVVGHTHVQHEATIDGRLVVNPGSVGQPRDGDPRAAYAVLDTDEPSVSLRRVEYDIDSVITRVESAGLPPRVGTRLLDGE